One Aegilops tauschii subsp. strangulata cultivar AL8/78 chromosome 2, Aet v6.0, whole genome shotgun sequence genomic window, aaaatgttgagtggttCTCATATGAATAATCGTTGATCTAATAAATAACCCactttaccttgtcttctcctgttgaataaaatgttgcatattccaacttagtccacggcactcttgcactattattattttcatatcgttcggtcgtgcaagtgaaaggcaatgacgacgatattcgatgaactggccgtgacagagagaaacgggtatgaactcgacttgttctgtttgtgtaaatatgtttaacctagtattcatgattcagctcattatgactaaacatgtttgtaatgacaattagagattatagtttctcatgccatgcataagtagctagaagtggataatgatttattttggatatcaacattgcgttaaaatgattgtgatgtagtatgatgatatggtatcctcctctgaatgttcgagtggcttgacttgacacatgtttatgcatgtagttgaatcaaaaccaacatgcctctatgatatttatgttcatggtgttcatatcttgctcatgctagtgtccaatgttacttatgcataatgcatgtttatgaccgttgttgctctctagctggccgcttctcagtctaattgctagccttcgcatGTACTAAGTGGGAACTGTGCTTGTACATAAAAAAACCTTGAACCTAAAGTTATTGCATATGAGTCCATCATACCTatctatatgcggtattaccatgccgtcctaagtaaatttgcatgtgtcacctctaaaaacttcaaataaatatcctttttgtgtgcctggatcgttcatggaacgacaggaggtggtcggtatcttccatgctaagcgggttattctcaggtcaagtgtttattcactcgtcatTGCACGAGAAAATGGCAGTAATAGGGATgaccagtcccaaactgcaaaagaAATGATCTCTCAAATAACCAAACAAAAACTTCCAAtagagtcaaaacctttacttttatcgcttggaaaccgccactagcgtgcttagcatggaagatattgataactgatggtcgtgaagtaaatgagaagggtgcatgtcttaaaatatcatttatctctgtcttaaaacttgagctctggcactctgcaaatcactgcttccctctgcgaagggactatctatttacttttatgttgtgtcatcaccttgtAAAACAAGTGTCAGAACCtcagagcacagctgtcatgacttatgcattgtgtgtagctaatgttggttgcatcatgactggatcttttctaccataaattacaatgtttagtcgctgcttgaactttgaaggtgctctgcatttatgttttgcggtctcataaagggctagcgagataccactattgtcatattatatcatggttgttttgacaacgtgttgccgtttgagatatcttattattgttcgctagctgattatgtcattgatatgagttaatatagtTTTTAAGAATTGTTGTCAACAtagttagttataatgttggctgaaaactcgggtgctgtttaagcttatttatgcaaacaagagtaAAAGAGTTTGTAAACGTTTtttttttcactttcagtttatcaactgaattgcttaaggacaagcaaaggtttaagcttgagggagttgatacgtcccgaacgtatctacttttcctaacgcattttcttttgttttggactctaatttgcatgatttgaataaagctaaccccggactgacgctgttttcagcagaacttaCAAGgtattatttttgtgcagaaataaaagttttcGAAATGAAACGAAACTTGCTTAAATAGAGTTCTATAACAGGCTCTGCCTAGAGTTCGCAGAGATAAGCAAATTAATTAGACCAGCTCGGAGAACCCCTTTAATTTCACCATCAATCCCATATGCCACGAGAGTCTGTCGACTTGACACAAAGGAAAGAtaagaaaatgaagcaggctgcAGTCGAATACTCCGCCAATCCGAGCATCGTCAACTGATTAAAGCACTCTATTTTACTCGACCCGATCCCCCATCGGAGCCGTCGACGAAAAAGATAAGGAGCCGACGGCCAGAATACGTAGCCAAAGCGTACTGCAACGCCCCCATGCAAGCAAGCATACATCCCCAGGTTCCTCCCGGCTCCACCGGATGGGGACGGTCGGCACGCCTGCGGGAAAGGGGGACACACCCCACCCCCACCACAGTGCGCGCGCAGACCCGTCGCATCTTGCAAAGCCGTGCAAGAAAAATACGTGGATGCCTTATCCCCTCCCCCCACGTCGACCCACTCCACGGAGCCTGCCTGCCGCCGAGATGATAACCATCACGCCCGTATTTATCATCATCTTTTTTAATTCCTTCTATTCTATTCTGCTACGAACTGACTTCTTTATCCCGTCCCGCGCGCATCCGCACCCCCCTCCTCTGCCACGGCTCGTCATTCATTCTTATCCTCCTCCCCCCGGTACCTTTATAGCTCCCGACCCCCCCGCTCCGTCCTCCAAGCCATCGTCCTGCTAGCACCCGTGAACTCCAGCCATTTACGCTGCGTCGATCGTTTCGGGAGATCGTTGCTGTGATCGTGTGATCTGCTCGGGAGATGGAGGCTTACATGATGTTCCCGCGGAGCAATGGAAAGAGCtgcgaggaggagcaggaggaggacaTCGGCTGCCCGTCCGAGTCCGAGGTTTCGGCGGCGGGCTCCATGCTGTCGTCGGACGAGGAGCTCGACGACGACGCCACCTCCAGCTCCAGCTCGTCCGGATCCACCGACAACTTCCAGATGTCCTCCCTCATGGCGCAGCTCCCGCTCAAGTACGTGGTCTCTGCCCGGGCACTGCGAGTTCTTCCGAGGCCCGGCCTTGATCTTGAAGCTGTGGTCTGACATGTGTGTTCTTTTTCTCTTGCCGCAGGAGGGGTCTGTCCAAGTTCTTCGACGGCAAGTCGCAGTCGTTCGCGTCGCTCGCGGCCGTGGGCGGCCTGGAGGACCTGGCCAAGCCGCCGGGCAAGCGGATCAAGACGTCGCGGAGCTGCGAGGTCGGGTTGCAGGACGCGCACCGCCGGCGGTTCGCGCGCCACAATGCCGCGGCCTTCAAGAAGGTGTCCAAAGGGCGGCTGTCCGCGCTCGGCAGGGCGCCGGCGCTCCGGCCGCTGACGGCGAGCGCGGCGAGGCCCAAGGGCTTGCCCGTGCGGGCTCCGCTCTTCGTTTAGGAGATTTCGCCCGCAGATTAGTCGTGTCGAAGAGCAGTTGGTGCGGTTGTTACGTGGATTTTGACATGGTAACTGACCGGAAGGTGGCCGGCTGGTCGATGGATGTGTAAATACAGAAATGAGAAACATGCCTTGTGCAGTATCTACTCTCAGTGCGCTTATAGTTTCATCACTCGTCTATTGTTCAAGTTAGATTTAGTATATGTTTTCTTTCCTCGAGAGTATGCCTCGGCGTACCATAGTTTTATAGAAGGCAGAATTTGAGTTACAAGAAACTACACTCGCTGCGAACAACAAGCATAGCGCAATACCACATCCGAGCAACAACACCGCAAAGCAAGCTACAACACAAA contains:
- the LOC109748010 gene encoding uncharacterized protein yields the protein MEAYMMFPRSNGKSCEEEQEEDIGCPSESEVSAAGSMLSSDEELDDDATSSSSSSGSTDNFQMSSLMAQLPLKRGLSKFFDGKSQSFASLAAVGGLEDLAKPPGKRIKTSRSCEVGLQDAHRRRFARHNAAAFKKVSKGRLSALGRAPALRPLTASAARPKGLPVRAPLFV